One region of Clostridia bacterium genomic DNA includes:
- the purL gene encoding phosphoribosylformylglycinamidine synthase subunit PurL, producing MSENYWREVGLTDAEYELIKEIMGREPNRVELGMFGVMWSEHCSYKNSKHLLQQLPTEGPRILQGPGENAGVVDINDGQAIVFKIESHNHPSAVEPYHGAATGVGGIVRDIFTMGARPIAFLNSLRFGSLQNKKTRHLFKEVVAGIADYGNSMGIPTVGGEVYFHPSYEENCLVNAMCVGLLEEGSLVKGLAAGEGNVVFLVGARTGREGIHGAAFASEELSEASESKVTAVQVGDPFLAKILMEACLEALKTGYVVGMQDLGAAGIISSSAEMASRAGTGMEVNVDLIPCREPGMTPYEILLSETQERMLLVVEKGKEAEVEAVFRKWDVGIAKIGQVTADGLMTFKKGDEVVAQVTAAALTEQCPLYEPEARQPEYLVSAQEYDLDTLPEMEDYGKALLTLLGTPSLASKEWVFEQFDYLAGDNTVLTPGNGAAVLKIKDYNKGIALTVDGNSRYVYLDPYRGGQLAVAEAARNLVCVGAQPLALTDGLNFGNPEKPEIFWQFQETIKGISEACRVLETPVVGGNVSLYNETGGEAVYPTPIIGMVGLIEDLDLVITPDFKKPDDLIILLGENKDELGASTYLSIIHGLEAGKTPEINLEIEKKIQDAVRELIKLKLIVSAHDCSEGGLAVALAECCLFGNMGAEVVLTENLRPSALLFGETASRIIISIRKSKIDTVLQQLKKSQVPYKVLGSVGGEALSIAGSGWKVKGSLTAMVEKYRGAVACFMKK from the coding sequence TGTAGTTATAAAAACTCTAAACATCTTTTACAACAACTGCCTACCGAAGGACCAAGAATTTTACAAGGTCCTGGTGAGAATGCCGGAGTTGTAGATATAAATGATGGGCAGGCTATTGTTTTTAAAATTGAAAGCCATAATCATCCTTCAGCTGTAGAACCTTATCATGGAGCAGCTACGGGAGTGGGAGGTATTGTCCGTGATATTTTTACCATGGGAGCAAGACCGATCGCCTTTTTAAATTCTTTGCGTTTTGGTTCACTACAGAATAAAAAAACTCGTCATTTGTTTAAAGAAGTGGTAGCCGGAATAGCGGATTATGGGAATAGTATGGGGATTCCCACTGTCGGGGGTGAAGTCTATTTTCATCCTTCATATGAGGAAAATTGTTTGGTTAATGCTATGTGTGTAGGTTTGCTAGAAGAAGGTTCTTTGGTAAAAGGTTTGGCTGCTGGTGAAGGTAATGTTGTTTTTTTGGTAGGAGCACGTACAGGTAGAGAAGGTATTCACGGGGCTGCTTTTGCTTCAGAGGAATTAAGTGAGGCTTCTGAAAGCAAGGTAACAGCTGTACAGGTAGGTGATCCTTTTTTAGCCAAAATTTTAATGGAGGCTTGTTTGGAAGCTCTAAAAACTGGTTATGTGGTAGGAATGCAGGATTTAGGGGCTGCGGGAATAATATCTTCTTCTGCGGAGATGGCCTCACGGGCAGGAACAGGAATGGAAGTGAATGTAGATTTAATTCCCTGTCGGGAACCTGGGATGACACCTTATGAAATTCTACTTTCTGAAACTCAGGAACGGATGCTTTTGGTAGTTGAAAAAGGAAAAGAGGCTGAAGTGGAGGCCGTCTTTCGTAAATGGGATGTAGGTATAGCCAAGATTGGACAGGTTACGGCAGATGGTCTAATGACTTTTAAAAAAGGGGATGAGGTGGTAGCCCAAGTTACTGCTGCGGCTTTGACAGAACAATGTCCACTTTATGAACCTGAAGCCCGGCAGCCGGAATATTTAGTTTCAGCTCAGGAATATGATTTAGATACACTGCCGGAAATGGAGGATTATGGTAAGGCTTTGTTGACTCTTTTGGGGACTCCTTCTTTGGCCAGCAAGGAATGGGTATTTGAACAATTTGATTATTTAGCCGGCGATAATACTGTTTTGACCCCAGGGAATGGAGCGGCAGTACTTAAGATTAAGGATTATAATAAGGGGATTGCTTTGACGGTAGATGGAAATTCTCGTTATGTTTATTTAGATCCTTATCGGGGCGGACAGTTGGCGGTAGCGGAAGCAGCACGTAATTTAGTCTGTGTCGGGGCTCAGCCATTAGCTCTGACAGATGGTTTGAATTTTGGTAATCCAGAAAAACCGGAAATTTTTTGGCAATTTCAGGAGACCATTAAAGGAATTAGTGAGGCCTGCCGGGTTCTGGAAACTCCGGTAGTAGGTGGAAATGTTAGTTTATATAATGAAACTGGCGGGGAAGCTGTTTATCCTACACCTATTATTGGTATGGTTGGCTTAATTGAGGATTTAGATTTAGTGATTACACCTGATTTTAAAAAACCAGATGATTTAATTATTCTCCTTGGTGAAAATAAGGATGAATTAGGGGCTAGTACCTATTTAAGTATTATTCATGGTTTGGAAGCAGGAAAAACTCCGGAAATTAATTTGGAAATAGAGAAAAAGATACAAGATGCTGTTAGAGAATTAATTAAGTTAAAATTGATTGTCTCGGCTCATGATTGTTCTGAAGGTGGTTTAGCGGTAGCTTTGGCTGAATGCTGTTTATTTGGAAATATGGGGGCTGAGGTTGTTTTAACTGAAAACTTACGACCTAGTGCTTTGCTTTTTGGGGAAACAGCATCGCGAATAATTATTTCAATTCGTAAAAGCAAGATTGATACAGTTTTACAACAGTTAAAAAAATCACAAGTACCTTATAAAGTATTGGGTAGTGTAGGTGGTGAAGCCTTGAGTATCGCTGGCTCAGGTTGGAAAGTTAAAGGGAGTTTAACTGCAATGGTGGAAAAATATCGGGGGGCCGTGGCATGTTTTATGAAGAAGTAA